In Chitinophagaceae bacterium, the genomic window GAAAATAATTCGATCGTGCTGTTTCTAACGGCAAGATACTCTCCAAGAATTGAACGCAGCTTGCGATTGTTGGCATTGCTGTTTGGTACCCATTCATTTTCTTCAAATCCCGGAAGTTCAGTGGTATCTTTTCTGGCAAACCGCAATGCACGGTAGCAAAAAACCCTTTCACCATCCATCAGGTGCACCAGGATTTCCTTGATGGTCCATTTGCCCGGTGCATAGCGAAAATTCAAATCTTTCCGGCCAAGCTTCAACACCATCCTGCGAAGTGTTTTATAGTTTGTCTTTAATTCTGTTAACGGATCGCCGGAAACTTTGGCAATATATTTTTCATAATATTCAGGGTAATCGTTTTTTTCTGGTCGGTTGATACGCATAAGAGTAGTTGTGAGTTGTGAGTTGTGAGTTGTGAGTTGTTAGTTGTTAGTTGTCTGTTTGTTAGTCGTTGGTCATTGGTCATTAGTCATTGTCATTTCTAATTTCTAATTCTCAATTCTCAACACCTGTCGTAAGATGCCTTCAAAACCCTCATCACCCCATCAGAAAGATCGCTGATGTCGTTGAGTAAAAGCTTATGGGTGATGCGGTCGCTGCCTAAATTTTTTGTAAGCTTGAATTCTTTATTCTTCGCATCTTTCACCGCAACTGCCGGCACACCGATCACCATGCCATCCTTTGTTGTTTTAATAATGGCAAATTGCAGCCGGTGAATAAGAGACAGATAAGTTTTATTAATGGCGATTTTGTGATCGCCCCATTTTTTTAATGAGTCTGTAATTTTATCATAGATGGGTTTCTGGTAATCTTTGTCGCCGTTGAAATGCAGTTGCATTAAATAATCAGCATCATAATCCGACATGCCTTCATACATCATCTTTGTGATGGTAGAGGCCTGCCCGCTGCCTAAAAGATGTTTTGTCTTCAGCCAGTTAGTTTTTTCTTTCC contains:
- a CDS encoding DinB family protein produces the protein MRINRPEKNDYPEYYEKYIAKVSGDPLTELKTNYKTLRRMVLKLGRKDLNFRYAPGKWTIKEILVHLMDGERVFCYRALRFARKDTTELPGFEENEWVPNSNANNRKLRSILGEYLAVRNSTIELFSNMNKDMLNSSGIANGKPISVRSILYVITGHEIHHTRIMLERYIEKSYVPPR
- a CDS encoding DUF4287 domain-containing protein; protein product: MPKSPAEMQEAIVRNLYKNTGKTLDQWIELVKKSGPKDRKEKTNWLKTKHLLGSGQASTITKMMYEGMSDYDADYLMQLHFNGDKDYQKPIYDKITDSLKKWGDHKIAINKTYLSLIHRLQFAIIKTTKDGMVIGVPAVAVKDAKNKEFKLTKNLGSDRITHKLLLNDISDLSDGVMRVLKASYDRC